The genomic region AGTTGGATTTGTAGCCTTTCCATACACTCATTTAAACCAAGAATCTTCTTTTCAATCGTAATACAAGTCATCATTTACTAAGTCTGTGCCCTTCCTTGAAGCGACCTCAACCTGGTTGTATCTACTGAATCCTGAAGGCGTAATTCTGGTCTGGAGACGATCATATAGGAAACGACTCAATAACAGGAAAGCTGTATGATTCGTCTAATCATGAAACTTCCTCTATCATTCTCCGTCTACATGGGATCCCAGCCTTGCCCAGAGTAGACGTCCTAAGGCTGAAGGACACCAGCGGCTTACCGTCACTGCCGGCTCACTCACATCGTTAGTCTCTCACCACCCGCAGCCACTTCTCACTTTCGGAGAATTGATGACGGTTAGGCTTGCGTCACCAAGACGGATGTTGCCGCTGCCAAGAACGCCCTCCAATCCCCGTGGACTTTCGGCCTCCGATGCCAAGTCTGACATACAACCCTATAAAATCACCGAAAAAGCCCGATTGTAACTCCGACGCGCTAATCACCGCTGTGTCATGTGTAGAGAGGACACTTGTGTTTCAGAAAGGCTTTACGTCCGTGGAGCTGGGTATTTTCATGACTTGGCAGTCGAGTGCTAATGGCGTTGGGAAAGAGGATATGAGCATGGCGGTGTGAGATATGAGAGAAGTGTCAAGTTAAAACTAGAGCTATATTGTGTAATTCAAGTCTCAATTTGGAATACAAGTTTCTTTCCAgatatcctcttctctctgaTATCTTCAATACCACCAAGGACCTCTGGGAGACCACCTTGCTTGAAAACAATGGGATGAGGTCTAATCAGCCCCTTATCAAGAAGTTTCCGTAGAACAGCCGTCCAATAAACACCAAAGTCTCCCATCTCAGCATTAGCAGGTCTCCAATGAGGCTCCGGCCAACGAATCTCCTTTCCCAGCATCTGCGGCCCCATGATCCAGTCTGGTTTGACAACCTTGCGCGTTCTGGCCACAGCTTCTGAATATGGCTCCAGAGCAGTGTATTTACCGCCAGCGCGGCCGATGGCTTGGTAGCAGAACTGCATGCTTGACGTCGTAGAGATGCAGTCCAGAGCATacttgatcttgttcttggtgtACTTTCTGATATCGGAGGTGCAGTTGGGGTCTTGGTAGTCAAAAACAGCGCTGGCGCCGTATGACTTGACGAGGTCAAAGTTGCGGGGCGAACATGTTGCGATGGGCTCAAAGCCTGCAAGTTTGACGAGCTGAACAGCTGCGGTTCCAGTGGCTGACGAACCGCCGTACACCAAGACTGGTATTGGCTCAGTGGTTGGTTCAAGGGGGTTGCCAGGCAGACCTAGACTCTTGAACAAGGCTAGGCCAGTGGTCATGAAGCTGATGCCCAGAGAAGCACCCTCCTCGAAGCTAAGATGAGGCGGGATCTTCAACAGAATCCACTCCACAGCAGCTGTGTACTCAGAAAAAGCACCAACATGAGGGTCAAGAGGATTCATCCCCATGATAGCAGTACAAACACGATCTCCAACATGGATATCGCACTTGGTCGCTTCAGGTCCAACCTGTTCTACGACACCTGCAAAGTCAAAGCCTGCGACTGCGCCGGGCGTGACGTAGGGCCCGATCATCTTTGTGTCGACAGGATTTACCGACACAGCTTTTGTTTTAATCAGGACTGAATCACCAGTGATATCAGGGACTGGCTCTGTCTTGGAGAGGCGAATTCCTCCCTCTGGAGTGCCAACCAGGGCTGTTTGGAGACGTTGAACCATGTTGACGGGGTAACAAGAGAAAATGATTAAGTGCAAAGTTGGTTTGCAGTGAGATTTTCTTGGTTTCGACACGATGAGGACATCAAAAGACATGTATTTGTCATATTCCGCGACTGCACCAATCTCGCAAGTTGGGCCCCGAAACGGTTCGGCAGGCGCTGCATTATCATCGCATACCGAAAAAGTCCGAGAACAAATTTAACAAAGTCGGAATTTTGGTTTCTTAATAAGAGAATGAAATGATATGATTTTTCAAGGTGTTCAATCGCCACGATCGTATCACCTGTTGGAATTGAGGTTGGATAATTGTCTGCTCGGACATGTACGGATTGATGATCAACGATCAGCTAGATAGAAACGAGACTCTCACCACGGAACAAGGTCACTTTACCATAGATTAAGATGAGGAAATTTAATCACTGTGAAAATGAACAAAACCATTCATTGAACATCGTGAAAATACTGAAAAGGTGAAAGAGAGGGAAGACATGTATTTTTACAACGCGTCAGTGCAATACTGAATATCATAATTTTGCCTTACCCTGAACTGTCCACTGCTCCCCACTGCTTTGGCCCCGCCAAGGTCTCATCCAAGTCACTTAAGCACGGGTAAATGACTCCCCTACGTCCAGCCAAGTCCTTGGCAAATCACAGCGGCTAAAGTGATCCACAGTGCATCTAACCCTGACATTCCCACTAAAAATAGCCCAACTTAAATCTCTAGCTCAATTGACACTGACCTCCGGTTCCAATCCCAAAGTACGCCTCCTCATCCGCACCCCCAATAACCGACTCAACAAATCCCGTGTTACCGGTCCCTTCAGGCCCAGGCGCGCTGGTAGGATAATTCCAGAAAATATGCTCATGATCAACCTGAAACATCCATCGTTGTCCACCCGTTCCTTTCGCAACGAACTCAACTATATACCCAATGTTCCTGTCGCGATACGCACCTGTGACTACATCATCAGAAGTCGCGTCGTTTCGCTtactcaagatcaaagagtCTTGGGAGAAATCCTGCTCTTCGTAGGTAAGAACTTGATTTGCTGCGCAGACGAGCTTGTCGTCGCGGTAGAGTCTTGCCATTGTGTATGGTTTGCAGCCGGTTTCGGGTTCAGAGAAAATTCGCATTATTTGCATTGCGTAGGGCCCGACTTGGGCGCGGAGATAGTATGACTCTGTCATGATTTGGGGCCAGGTGTATAGTGTCCAGACGCGGTCCATGCCGCCGTTTGCAGATGGACCGAGGACGAATAGCTCGGATGTTGCGCTGTCTTCAGAGAAGAGAGATAGCTCTGCTTTGACAGCGGCTCTTCCCATGGGACGAACATAGTGTACAGAAGGACCTAGCTCAGGATTGGTGTCGAGACCTGAGTCTCCAGGTAGAGCTTCCAGTTGCATGGTGCCATCTGCAACACCAGGCACAGTAAAGACCAACATAGTCAAAGAGCAGTCTCCAGTCACAGAGAATGAGACTTTGCCTCCGCTATCTGCATCCTTCCAAAGACCAGTGATATGTCCATCTTTAGAAGTGACGATAGACTCTGGGAAGTACAGATCACGGTGCCAGGTATGTCCATCAGGCCAGATCGTAAAGATCTGAACTTTGAAGCCTCCGTGCTTCAGACCCTCAGCACTTCTGTTGATGCCAATCGAAATAGCTGACTGGTCATCTTTGGAAACACCGTCAAAGTACCAGAGCTCCCAGCCCGTTTGTGAGATTGCATCAACGAACTTGGGGAAGACATTGCCTGAGCCGGGGATGTAGGGTGAAGCAGGAATTGTTTCTGGGGATATCGATGTCTCGATATTGAGATGAGACACAATCTTGCCAGACATTTTGAGTCAAGAGAAAGTGGATTGAGGAAACGAACTGTGCGGTGGTAATGACAGGTGTCGAGGACGGAGGTCAAAACCACTACGGATGTGGTGTGGAACAAGGCCGGGCTCTCGAGACTCTGTATACTTGATCGACCCTGCGAATGGATTTCTCAGTAATCTGGTCAGATTTGTCTGCATTCGGTCGCCTCTCAAACAAACCGAAAAAGTCCGGCCAACATGACATGCTTACGTCGCATACTGTTCTGCTGTTCCGCCACCGAAATTGTCCGAGAAGGATTCGTTGGAATCATTCAACAGAGCAATTCTATTCATTCGGAACAAGTGTATCACCAATCAAGGAATATGTCGTTATCATGAGGCTCAGTGTTTGTGTCTAATGGCCAAGCAGCGGAACCGAATAACACCGGCATCGGCATCGCAAGTCTCTGTGTCCTTGATATAAGGAACAACACTTTGCTCTATCCAAGTAAAAACACAAACTCAACTGGTCAATTGCTCGATCAATCTCAACATTGCACAAAGAGACTATCATCGTCTCCCACCATCTTTCCAACTCCTTCAATCATGTCTGACAACGAGCCAATTGCCGTCATCGGCAGCGCATGCCGCTTCCCCGGAGACACTTCCTCCCCCTCCAAACTCTGGGATCTCCTCAAGTCCCCCCGCGACCTGCTTACCAAAGTCCCCTCCAACCGCTACAACGCCGATGCATTCTACCATGCCGACTCCAAGCACCACGGCACCACCAACGTGCGCCACTCGTACTTCCTCAACGAGGACCCCGCTAGGTTTGacaacaacttcttcaatATCCAGCCCGGCGAGGCTGAAGCTATTGATCCCCAGCAGAGACTCCTCATGGAGGTTGTGTATCAGGGCCTTTGCGCTTCTGGGCAGACTATTGAGGGGCTGCGTGGGTCGCCTACTGCTGTTTATGTTGGTGTTATGTGTGATGATTGGAGTGGGATTATCACCCGTGATTTGGAAGTGTTTCCGCAGTATGGTGCTACAGGTATGGCGAGAAGTATCATGTCGAATCGTATTTCATACTTTTTCGACTGGCATGGCCCGTCTATGACGATTGATACGGCTTGTTCGTCGAGTTTGGTCGCTGTTCATCAGGCTATTCAGACTTTGAGAAGTGGAGAGTCTGAAGTTGCCATCGCAGCTGGAGCCAATCTGATCCTTACCCCAGGTATGAGTCCCAAACCTAGACATTGAAGTGATGAATGACTGACCAACTAGGTATGTATGTCGCTGAGAGCAAGCTATCTATGCTTTCCCCATCAGGTAGGTCCAAAATGTGGGATCAAGACGTAAACGGCTACGCCCGAGGCGAAGGTATCGCCGCCGTCGTCCTCAAGCCTCTCAGCGCCGCAATCCGCGACAACGACCACATAGACTGCATCATCCGCGCCACAGGCGTCAACCAAGACGGTCGCACCCCGGGTCTCACCATGCCCAGCGCCACAGCCCAAGCAGACCTCATCCGCAGCACATACGCCCGCGCCGGtctcgacatcaacaagcccGAAGACCGCCCTCAGTTCTTCCACGCTCATGGTACAGGTACACCTGCTGGTGATCCCCgtgaagctgaagctatCTATCGTGCTTTCTACTCggatgtcaaggatgatAAGCTTTACGTTGGGTCGATCAAGACTGTGCTGGGTCATACCGAGGGCACGGCTGGTCTTGCGAGTTTGATCGGGACGGCGCTTGCGATTCAGAATAAGACTATTCCGCCGAATATGCACTTTGATGTTTTGAATCCCAAGATTAAGCCGTTTTATGATAACTTGGAGGTTCCGACTAAGGCTATTGCTTGGCCTGAGACAAAGAAGGGACAACCTCGACGAGCTAGCATTAACAGCTTTGGTGAGCATCTTTTACTTACGACTTGATGTGATTGCTGACGAGACTTTAAGGCTTTGGTGGTACCAATGCTCATGCTATCATCGAAGCTTACGAGCCTGGCACTACAGATAGTGCCCCTGGTCCACTGTTCAGCCCATTGACATTTTCCGCTTCATCCGAGTCATCCCTACGATCTCTACTCTCCTCCTACTCAGGTTATCTCAAGTCCAACCCTGAGCTGTCACTGAAAGACCTCGCATACACTCTACAAACACGACGCTCCACCCTCGCCTACCGCGTCGCCATCACTGCTTCCGACGTCGAGGATGTCTACACCCAACTCGACGCCATAGAGAACGGCGAGCAATCTAGTACCATCGGTGTGCGCCAGGTCACCAAGGCTTCTCCCAAGATCATGGGTGTCTTTACAGGTCAAGGGGCTCAATGGCCACGCATGGGCGCAAGACTTCTCGAGGAGTCTGCATTTGCGTCAAAACGCTTTTCCGAGCTTGACGAGGCGCTTTCAAGCCTTCCTAAAGATGATCGACCTTCTTGGGCTCTGCGGGAGATGATTATTGCAGATGCCAAGTCTTCGAGGATCGCCGAGGCTGCTATTTCTCAGCCTTTGTGTACAGCTGTTCAGGTTGTCTTGGTTGATCTCCTCCGACAGGCTGGTGTTGAGCTTTCCGGTGTCGTTGGTCATTCATCTGGTTTGTGAACCCTCCTAATTGCGATGTCAAATACTAACAGAGAGATCAGGTGAGATTGGAGCTGCTTATGCGGCTGGTCTTCTTACAGCACGAGATGCCATCCGAGTCGCTTACTACAGAGGTCTCTACGCTAAGCTCGCGCAATCTCCCAACGGTTGCAAGGGCGCTAGTAAGTAAATGCAAACCCTCCACAAGAAACTCACTAACATAACTGCTCAGTGATGGCTGTCGGAACTACCTTCGACGATGCATCAGAGTTCTGCGAACTAGATGCCTTCCAAGGCCGAATCCAAGTCGCTGCCAGGAACTCCTCTTCCAGTATCACTCTCTCCGGCGACGAGGATGCTATCGTCGAAGCTATCGAGACCTTCAAGGATGAGGGTAAGTTTGCTCGTCAACTGAAGGTCGACACAGCTTATCACTCGTCTCACGTCCTTCCCTGTGCCAGACCATACCTCGAGGCCATGGAGAGCTGTCAGATTGAGAGTGCTACTCCTACTGCGACAAAGTGGTACTCAAGTGTTCACGATGGTCAAGTAATGACAGCTGAGCTACTAACTCCCCAGTACTGGGTCGATAACATGACCAGCGCAGTCTTATTCTCTCCTGCTGTGGAGCATGCTTGGCAGGAAGGTGGTCCGTACGATCTGATCATCGAAGTTGGTCCTCATCCAGTGCTCAAGACTCCCTGCCTTGATACTCTGGAAGACATGATCGGAGACCGCCCTCCTTACTCTGGTGTCTTGGGTCGTGGAAAGGACGATATCCAGCAGTTCTCCAAcggccttggcttcatctGGACTCAACTCGGCGCAGGATCAGTTACTTTCGAGCGCTTCGAGAAGGTCGCATCCGACTCCAAGACTGTTCCGTCTTTCATCCATGACCTTCCCAACTATCCCTTCGACCATGCAAGACAGTTCATGTCGATGTCGAGGGTATCAGGTTGGTACAACAGCATGCAGGAAGCTCCTCATCCCATTCTAGGCAGACGATGCCATGATCGCGAAACATCGCAGACGATTCAGTGGCGCAACGTGCTGAACCCCAAAGAAATTCCTTGGCTGCATGGCCATCAGATTCAGGGTCAGATCATCTTCCCAGCTACCGGATACATCTCTATGGCTGTTGAGGCCGTGAACATCATTGCAGAGTCGAATTTGGGCCTTGTCACGATTGAGGACCTCCGCATCGGCCGAGCTCTTGCGTttagcgatgatgatgcaaGCGTTGAGTCGATGTTTGATCTAAGAATCATCAGCCGTTCTGAAAAGGAGATAGAAGCTGAGTTCTCATGCTACTCCGGCCTTCCTCAGAATCACACTACAAGCATGGTTCTGAACGCAACTGCTCATGTCAAGGCTTCCCTCTCTGTGCCGACTGTCCACGAACTCCCCAACATCAAGGTCGATGACTTCAATCTTTGTGAGGTTGAAGTCGACAGATTCTACGACTTCCTCGGTCGCCTCGGATACAACTACTCCTGGCCCTTCCACGGTACCACCAGCATCCGCAGAAAGGCAAACTTTGCTACAGGTACTCTTGAGGATCAGTCTGGTTCTGAGTGGGAAGACCAGCTTCTCGTTCATCCCGGTATGCTGGATACTTCTCTCCAGACTACTTTCGCCGCGTTCTGCTGTCCAGGTGATGAGCGCATGTGGGCTCTTCACTTGCCAACCAGTTTCCGCTCCATCGTGATCAACCCCTACTTCACCTCCGCTGGTATCGGAAAGCAGAAGAGCTTCCAGTATCAGTCTGTCGCTATTGAGGAGAGGAAGGCTTCCAAGGTCATCGTTGAGCTAAACTTGCTTTCTGAAGAGACTGGAGATACGTTTCTTCAGATTGAGGGCATGGAGCTCGTTCCTTTCTCACCTGCTACTCCAGAGAACGATGCTATTTTGTTCTCCCGCTTTGACTATAGGCTTGCCAGCCCCGATGGTGAACTCACTGCTGCTGAGTATTCTTTCCGAGATGAGGACTACAGGATGGCACTTGACTCTGAGCGCATTGCTTTCTACTACCTTCGTCGGCTGGTTGAGACTATCACGCCCGAGGAGAAGGCCAACACTCTTCCTCACTACCGACACCTTGTGGACTGGGCAGCTCATGTTGTCCCTCAGGTCATTGACGGGCGCAACCCCCACATCCCATCTAGCGCTCAGAAAGATACACATGAAGACATTCAaaacatcttgaagaagtaAGTTTGCCGTCCGGTGTTGCAAGATGTATGGCTAACTGAGCACCAGGCACTATGAACGTGTTGACGTCCGTCTTCTCGAATCTGTTGGCGAAAACCTTCCTCAAGTCATTCGCGAAAGCGGTAACATCCTTGAACACATGACAAAGGACGGTATGCTCGACGATGTTTACGAGGAAGGCTTTGGTCTTGATCTGGTGAACAAGTACATCGCGCACATGACAGCTCAGATTGCCCATCGATATCCTCGCATGAACATCCTCGAGATTGGTACGAACATTCTTCCCTACACCCAGTGTTCGATCATACTAACATGACTTAGGTGCCGGAACTGGTGGTTCAACCCGAGAGATCCTCCCCCGTCTCGgctcagccttctcaacataCACCTACACCGACGTCTCAGGCGGTTTCTTCGACACAGCGCAAGATCGCTTCCAAGACTTTGCCGACCGCATGATTTTCAAAACCTTCGACATGAACATCAGTCCTGGTTCTCAAGGCTTCACCGAAGGAACATATGATCTCGTGATCGCCTCCAACGTCCTGCACGCCACCCTCGAGCTAGAGGATATGATGAAGCATGTCAGAAGTTTCCTCAAGCCCGGCGGTTTCCTCATAATTCTTGAGACGGTCAACAACGACTGTTTACGAGTCGGTTTACCTATGGGTAGTCTTCCTGGTTGGTGGCTCGGTGCAGAGCATGGTCGACGCTGGGGTCCTACCCTTACGCTGCCGCAGTGGGATTCTTTGCTTTGGAAGTGTGGTTTTGGTGGTATTGACACTACGACGCCGCCTGTTCACAAGATCCTTCCTGGTCATGTCTTCTGTGCTCAGGCTCTTGATGAGCGTGTTGAGATTCTTCGATCGCCTCTGAGCCACCTTTCCGACCTTCCTGAGACCAAGTCTACGGAGCTCGCTATCGTTGGTGGAGAAACACTCAAGGTTCATAGGATGTGCGAGCAGATTTCTCGACGTCTCAAGCCGAAGTACGCCAGCATCGCGCGCTTCAACTCGATTGAGGAGCTCAACACCAGCGGTCTTGCAGACTCTTGCACTGTTGTGTCTCTCACTGAACTCGATGAGCCGTTGTTCGCCAACATGACCTCCGGCAAGCTGGATGCTCTGAAGACACTTTGGAAACAGGGTGGAAGTATCCTCTGGGTTACTTCTGGTGCTCGAGATGAGAATCCTCACTCTTACATGACCACCGGAGTTGGTCGTTGCATGCGCTTCGAGTACCCCAACATCACTCTCCAAGCTCTCGACATCAAGGCCATGACGGACCGCACTCCAGAGCTCATCGCAGACCATCTTCTTAGACTAGAGCTATTGGACAAGTGGTCCAAGGAACTTCGCTCAGAAGAGCTGCTCTGGTCTTTGGAACCTGAGATCTACATTGACGATGACACCAGTATCGTTCCACGACTGTATCCCTACGAGTCTGGAAACGCGCGATACAACGCTGAGCGTCGCAATGTCGTCAAGTATGCTAATCTTGAGACTGACAGGGTCATTTTCGCAGAGAATGAGGGCAAGTGGGAGGTTCAGCATGCTTCGCCCCTTCATATTCCCCGGGAGCTGCCGTTCGCTGCTAAAATGAAGACCATTCGCATCACGCATTTCTCGCCTGCTACTGTCAACGTTACTCCCGGCGTCAGTCTGATGGCTTGCGTTGGAATCGACACAGTTTCTAGTGAGAGACTTCTCGCTGCCACTCACATTGCTGAGTCTCCTGTTTCCGTCCCAGCGGACTGGTGCATTCCTCTCGGAGAGCTCGATGCAGTTGATACGCTAGCCAACgtctcagccttcttgattGCCTCTAGCATTCTGAAGCATGTGGCCACCGAGGAGACTCTTGTCGTTCATAATGCTCCTTCTCACCTTGCTTCCGCCTTGGAGGGTCTCGCCAAGGAATCATCCGTCACTGTCTTTTTAACTACGTCCGACAAGGCAAACACAAAGGGATGGCAGTATATCGACAGTCACTTGCCTGAGCGAGTCATCAAGGCATCTATCCCCAAGTCAGCCACTAAGTTCATCAACCTATCGCAGGATGTCAATGCGAAGGAGACTGGCCGAGCCATCTCTGCATGCCTTCCCCGCTACTGCGAGACCATCAATGCAGAGCGACTCTTCGAGTCGGGCAAGGTGATTCGCCAATCCGTGTCCAAGGAAGAAGTTTCCATTGTATTCAACAGAGCTTTCTATGAGGCCAAGTCGCTCTCTAGCACAGCTATTGACGCAAGCTTGGTCTCCCTCAAGGACATCTCTGGTGTCAGTGCAGCTGAAGTCCGCTTTGCCGTCGTTGACAGCAAAAACTCTTCCGTCAAAGCCTCGATTCGCCCTATCGACGACGGAAGGATCTTTCAGGCTGACAGAACATTCCTCCTCATCGGTCTATCTGGTGAACTTGGTCAGTCTCTTTGCAAGTGGATGGTTGAGCAGGGAGCTCGAAATATTGTTCTTACCAGTCGTCGCCCTAATGTTTCTCAACACTTCCTTGACGAAATGGCTACCATGGGTGCTACAGTCAAGGCTCTTCCGATGTAAGTACACATTTCACCATCATAGTATCTGATACTAACATCTCCAGGGACGTTACCAATCGCGACTCACTACACGCATGTGTTGACACCATCCAAAAGACACTTCCTCCCATCGCAGGTGTCGTCAACGGCGCCATGGTTCTTCGAGACGCACTCTTCGAAAATATGCCCTACGAAGACTTCATGAAGGTCCTAAGCCCCAAGGTCCTCGGCTCCCAACTCCTCGATGAGATGTTCTACGACACCCCCctcgacttcttcatcttcttctcctccaccaccgccgTCATGGGCAACAGTGGTCAGAGTAATTACATCGCTGGCAACATGTTCATGAATGCCCTCGCAGCACAGCGTAAGAAGCGCGGTGTCGCCGCTTCATCCATTGACATCAGTTCCATCATTGGTCTTGGCTACGTCGAGAGGGCTGAGGACCTTAGTGAGGATACTTTCATCAAGATGGGTTACAAGCCTATGTCTGAGCAAGATCTACAGAAGTTGTTTGCTGAGGCTATTGTTCTTGGAAGGCCGGAGTGCGATGAGGTTTGTGAGCTTGTGACGGGTGTTACGCCTATCTACACTGATGCTCAGGCTAGTGATCAGTACTTGAAGGATGTCAAGTTTGGTCACTTCCTTATGGAGCGTTTGGATACGCAGGCCTATACTGGGAAGACATCTACTGTGCCTGTTAGGGTGCAGTTGGCTGATGTCAAGACCAAAGCCGATGCTGTAGCTATCATCAAAGGTATGTTTTCTTCACTAACTCGAGTGATCATTGCTGACCTTATAAGATTCCTTCATTGTACGACTTCGACGTGTTTTGGCTGTTGGACCAGATGAGATCATCAACGAAAAGGTCACTCTAGTCGAACAAGGTGTTGACTCTCTGATGGCTGTCGAAGTCCGCTCCTGGTTCATCAAAGAACTCGACGTCGACATTCCcgtcctcaagatcctcggCGGAATGTCCGTTCCCGACCTCATCGAAGAGTCCCTCGACCTTATTTCCGACTCCATCCTTGACGTATCGTCCCTCGAAGCCGGCAGCGCACCAACAACCCAATCCATTAAGCCCGTCCTCCAAACAGCCCGTGTCACACCACCCGAGAGCTCCCACGGCACAAGCGACGAGAGTAAGCAGCAAACTGGCTCAGACTCCTCCCGCTCACCAATAGACACACCCTTGACATCAATGGAAAGCCAAGAACCTGCCAAAGCGGAAGACA from Fusarium oxysporum Fo47 chromosome III, complete sequence harbors:
- a CDS encoding chaperonin 10-like protein, giving the protein MVQRLQTALVGTPEGGIRLSKTEPVPDITGDSVLIKTKAVSVNPVDTKMIGPYVTPGAVAGFDFAGVVEQVGPEATKCDIHVGDRVCTAIMGMNPLDPHVGAFSEYTAAVEWILLKIPPHLSFEEGASLGISFMTTGLALFKSLGLPGNPLEPTTEPIPVLVYGGSSATGTAAVQLVKLAGFEPIATCSPRNFDLVKSYGASAVFDYQDPNCTSDIRKYTKNKIKYALDCISTTSSMQFCYQAIGRAGGKYTALEPYSEAVARTRKVVKPDWIMGPQMLGKEIRWPEPHWRPANAEMGDFGVYWTAVLRKLLDKGLIRPHPIVFKQGGLPEVLGGIEDIREKRISGKKLVFQIET